One stretch of Qipengyuania gelatinilytica DNA includes these proteins:
- a CDS encoding phosphotransferase: protein MGESDGASRLHDGLERALGRVSLGAPENLVRLTGGATMESWRFETGGAAFVLRRAPSLAFLDDRPFGHDTEAEAIRVARRAGVTAPEVIVELKKADGIGSGFVMRALPGTPDPRAILAMESPDQLLGEAARDLARIHAISPADLPGDVPTLDYAEGVAKLREQFEEAGGDRPIIALGLRWLMDNLPEPVDPVLNHGDYRLGNILCEDSHLTGVLDWELAHLGDPHEDLAFGCMPVWRFGAYDRPALGLGSLEDYFAAYEAAGGRKVDPSRFRFWTIYRTVWWALGCLKNARVWRDGQDRMLERVVISRRTSEQEVDLLLLLEEDAPEDCKRQQRWEAQPRPDEDIGDASMEEILIAISEWLSSMKDRVEGHDRFQLAVARNALGIAIRDDRYLPHLHANERMAQDIMAGEKRLDQRGVIGRLRQAALEKITVDSPKYSSLQVALDKWTIPKEES, encoded by the coding sequence CCGCCTGCACGACGGATTGGAACGCGCCCTTGGCCGCGTGTCTCTGGGCGCGCCCGAAAACCTCGTCCGCCTGACCGGCGGGGCAACCATGGAGAGCTGGCGATTCGAAACGGGAGGAGCCGCCTTCGTGTTGCGGCGTGCACCCAGCCTCGCCTTCCTCGACGACCGACCATTCGGGCATGATACCGAAGCCGAGGCGATCCGCGTGGCGCGACGCGCAGGCGTCACCGCACCCGAGGTTATCGTGGAACTGAAAAAGGCCGACGGGATCGGCAGCGGCTTCGTCATGCGTGCGCTTCCCGGGACACCCGACCCGCGCGCCATCCTTGCGATGGAGTCGCCCGACCAGCTTCTTGGCGAAGCAGCGCGAGATCTGGCCCGCATCCATGCGATTTCCCCTGCCGACCTGCCCGGCGATGTCCCGACGCTCGATTATGCAGAGGGCGTGGCGAAGCTTCGCGAGCAATTCGAGGAGGCGGGCGGCGACCGTCCGATCATCGCGCTTGGGCTGCGCTGGCTGATGGACAATCTGCCGGAGCCGGTCGATCCGGTGCTCAACCACGGCGACTATCGGCTGGGCAATATCCTGTGCGAGGACAGCCATCTTACCGGCGTGCTCGACTGGGAGCTGGCCCATTTGGGCGATCCTCACGAAGACCTCGCTTTCGGTTGCATGCCCGTCTGGCGGTTCGGGGCCTATGATAGGCCGGCGCTGGGGCTGGGGTCGCTGGAGGACTATTTCGCCGCCTACGAAGCGGCGGGCGGTCGAAAGGTCGATCCGTCGCGCTTCCGCTTCTGGACCATCTACCGCACCGTCTGGTGGGCGCTTGGCTGCCTGAAGAATGCAAGGGTCTGGCGCGACGGACAGGATCGGATGCTGGAGCGGGTGGTGATCTCGCGCCGGACCAGCGAGCAGGAGGTGGACCTGCTCTTGCTTCTCGAAGAAGATGCTCCCGAAGACTGCAAGAGGCAACAGCGCTGGGAGGCGCAGCCGCGACCGGACGAGGACATTGGTGACGCGTCGATGGAGGAAATTCTCATTGCGATTTCGGAGTGGCTCTCAAGCATGAAGGATCGCGTCGAAGGACATGACAGGTTCCAGCTCGCAGTCGCTCGAAATGCTTTGGGGATTGCCATCAGGGACGACCGCTACCTTCCGCATCTCCACGCAAACGAACGAATGGCGCAGGACATAATGGCGGGCGAAAAGCGGCTCGACCAGCGCGGCGTCATCGGCAGGCTCCGGCAGGCGGCGCTTGAAAAAATCACAGTCGACTCGCCCAAGTATTCCTCGCTGCAGGTCGCGCTCGATAAATGGACCATTCCGAAGGAGGAAAGCTGA
- a CDS encoding acyl-CoA dehydrogenase family protein, whose amino-acid sequence MDFTIPQDLEDYYAELVSFIEAEIEPLVARDDNIRFFDHRRENARTDWERGGLPNHEWEDLLRQARKGADKAGHWRFSAPKKYGGKDGSNLWMAVIRDRFAQRGLGLHNDLQNEHSIVGNFPFVAMFEQWGTEEQKQEFILGGFEGTRRVAFGLTEANHGSDATHMETTAVRETRDGVDGWLINGEKMWITGMHVATHCAMFCRTSGDAGDARGITCLLVPNPTEGLEIEEWMWTFNMPTDHPRLSVKDVWVPESAMLGREGLGLALAQSFVHQNRIRQAASSLGAAQFCVEESVRYARERKPFGEELARNQAIQFPLVELATQCEMLRLLIYKTAWEMDNMPHEEIEKTISDKVSMCNYWANRLVCEAADRAMQVHGGIGYSRHKPFEHIYRHHRRYRITEGAEEIQMRKVGAYLFGYLGPRKGKFASG is encoded by the coding sequence ATGGACTTCACCATCCCGCAGGACCTCGAAGACTATTACGCCGAACTCGTCTCCTTCATCGAGGCCGAGATCGAGCCGCTGGTCGCCAGGGACGACAATATCCGCTTCTTTGACCATCGCCGCGAAAATGCGCGGACCGACTGGGAGCGTGGAGGCCTGCCCAATCACGAGTGGGAGGACCTGCTGCGGCAGGCACGCAAGGGGGCAGACAAGGCGGGCCACTGGCGTTTCTCCGCGCCGAAGAAATACGGCGGCAAGGATGGCTCGAACCTCTGGATGGCGGTGATCCGCGACCGGTTCGCGCAGCGCGGGCTGGGCCTCCACAACGATCTCCAGAACGAACATTCGATCGTCGGCAATTTCCCCTTCGTCGCCATGTTCGAGCAATGGGGCACCGAGGAGCAGAAGCAGGAGTTCATCCTTGGCGGGTTCGAGGGAACGCGCCGCGTCGCTTTCGGCCTGACCGAAGCGAACCACGGCTCCGATGCCACCCACATGGAGACTACAGCGGTGCGCGAAACGCGCGACGGTGTCGACGGCTGGCTGATCAATGGCGAGAAGATGTGGATCACCGGCATGCATGTCGCCACGCACTGCGCCATGTTCTGCCGCACGTCGGGAGACGCGGGCGATGCGCGCGGGATCACCTGCCTGCTCGTCCCCAACCCGACCGAGGGGCTGGAGATCGAGGAGTGGATGTGGACCTTCAACATGCCCACCGATCATCCCCGCCTCTCGGTGAAGGATGTGTGGGTGCCCGAAAGCGCGATGCTTGGGCGCGAGGGCCTCGGCCTCGCGCTGGCGCAGAGCTTCGTGCACCAGAACCGCATCCGGCAGGCTGCAAGTTCGCTCGGCGCAGCGCAGTTCTGTGTCGAGGAAAGCGTGCGCTATGCTCGCGAGCGCAAGCCGTTCGGCGAGGAACTTGCCCGCAACCAGGCCATCCAGTTCCCGCTGGTCGAGCTCGCCACCCAGTGCGAGATGCTGCGCCTGCTGATCTACAAGACAGCCTGGGAAATGGACAACATGCCGCATGAGGAGATCGAGAAGACGATCTCCGACAAGGTCTCCATGTGCAATTACTGGGCGAACCGGCTGGTGTGCGAAGCGGCCGACCGCGCGATGCAGGTGCACGGCGGCATCGGCTATTCGCGGCACAAACCCTTCGAACATATCTATCGCCACCATCGCCGCTACCGGATCACCGAAGGGGCAGAGGAAATCCAGATGCGCAAGGTGGGTGCATACCTGTTCGGCTATCTCGGTCCGCGAAAAGGCAAGTTCGCTTCCGGTTAG